In Perognathus longimembris pacificus isolate PPM17 chromosome 3, ASM2315922v1, whole genome shotgun sequence, a single window of DNA contains:
- the C3H11orf52 gene encoding uncharacterized protein C11orf52 homolog isoform X1, whose translation MGNRLCCFRGSCGKCSTKRRNQTKLVLGRFGNVLTRKKKKHPESCMSIFQKKNKAENQVRRTSKHQQQEELQKNGSKGHETTGHTYERVLQQSVSQRRSQDLTSDSNLHYADIQVCTRTQPRSASEVKHKHLETATEYATLHFPQASPRYDSKNGTLV comes from the exons TGGAAAATGTTCCACGAAGAGGAGAAATCAGACAAAGTTGGTTCTGGGGAGATTTGGAAATgtactaacaagaaaaaaaaaaaagcatccggA GAGCTGCATGTccattttccagaagaaaaacaaagcag AGAACCAAGTAAGACGCACATCGAAGCATCAGCAGCAAGAAGAGCTGCAGAAGAATGGCAGCAAG GGCCATGAAACCACAGGACACACCTATGAGCGAGTGTTACAACAGTCTGTATCTCAAAGGAGAAGTCAAGACCTCACATCAGACAGCAATTTACATTATGCAGACATTCAAGTGTGCACCCGTACCCAGCCCCGCTCAGCCAGTGAGGTCAAACACAAGCATTTAGAAACTGCGACAGAGTATGCCACCCTTCACTTCCCCCAGGCCTCGCCTCGCTATGACAGCAAGAATGGGACCTTGGTGTGA
- the C3H11orf52 gene encoding uncharacterized protein C11orf52 homolog isoform X2, with the protein MSVVPFHLPEPSMWERSCMSIFQKKNKAENQVRRTSKHQQQEELQKNGSKGHETTGHTYERVLQQSVSQRRSQDLTSDSNLHYADIQVCTRTQPRSASEVKHKHLETATEYATLHFPQASPRYDSKNGTLV; encoded by the exons ATGTCAGTTGTACCATTCCACCTTCCAGAACCATCCATGTGGGAGAG GAGCTGCATGTccattttccagaagaaaaacaaagcag AGAACCAAGTAAGACGCACATCGAAGCATCAGCAGCAAGAAGAGCTGCAGAAGAATGGCAGCAAG GGCCATGAAACCACAGGACACACCTATGAGCGAGTGTTACAACAGTCTGTATCTCAAAGGAGAAGTCAAGACCTCACATCAGACAGCAATTTACATTATGCAGACATTCAAGTGTGCACCCGTACCCAGCCCCGCTCAGCCAGTGAGGTCAAACACAAGCATTTAGAAACTGCGACAGAGTATGCCACCCTTCACTTCCCCCAGGCCTCGCCTCGCTATGACAGCAAGAATGGGACCTTGGTGTGA
- the C3H11orf52 gene encoding uncharacterized protein C11orf52 homolog isoform X3, translated as MGNRLCCFRGSWSCMSIFQKKNKAENQVRRTSKHQQQEELQKNGSKGHETTGHTYERVLQQSVSQRRSQDLTSDSNLHYADIQVCTRTQPRSASEVKHKHLETATEYATLHFPQASPRYDSKNGTLV; from the exons GAGCTGCATGTccattttccagaagaaaaacaaagcag AGAACCAAGTAAGACGCACATCGAAGCATCAGCAGCAAGAAGAGCTGCAGAAGAATGGCAGCAAG GGCCATGAAACCACAGGACACACCTATGAGCGAGTGTTACAACAGTCTGTATCTCAAAGGAGAAGTCAAGACCTCACATCAGACAGCAATTTACATTATGCAGACATTCAAGTGTGCACCCGTACCCAGCCCCGCTCAGCCAGTGAGGTCAAACACAAGCATTTAGAAACTGCGACAGAGTATGCCACCCTTCACTTCCCCCAGGCCTCGCCTCGCTATGACAGCAAGAATGGGACCTTGGTGTGA
- the C3H11orf52 gene encoding uncharacterized protein C11orf52 homolog isoform X4, with product MSIFQKKNKAENQVRRTSKHQQQEELQKNGSKGHETTGHTYERVLQQSVSQRRSQDLTSDSNLHYADIQVCTRTQPRSASEVKHKHLETATEYATLHFPQASPRYDSKNGTLV from the exons ATGTccattttccagaagaaaaacaaagcag AGAACCAAGTAAGACGCACATCGAAGCATCAGCAGCAAGAAGAGCTGCAGAAGAATGGCAGCAAG GGCCATGAAACCACAGGACACACCTATGAGCGAGTGTTACAACAGTCTGTATCTCAAAGGAGAAGTCAAGACCTCACATCAGACAGCAATTTACATTATGCAGACATTCAAGTGTGCACCCGTACCCAGCCCCGCTCAGCCAGTGAGGTCAAACACAAGCATTTAGAAACTGCGACAGAGTATGCCACCCTTCACTTCCCCCAGGCCTCGCCTCGCTATGACAGCAAGAATGGGACCTTGGTGTGA